From Curtobacterium sp. SGAir0471, the proteins below share one genomic window:
- a CDS encoding carbohydrate ABC transporter permease has protein sequence MNSTNRGQGRTGWLFLAPFGLFYVAFLLGPTVWMLVTSFFNTSTVRTGLGSFAGFANYAEMLGRADFWSSLWHTLQFTLYTTPPLVVLAFVFAVLTNRMNRGQWFFRLAFFLPFILPSATISLIWVFIFTPATGLFASIQQAIGLTPGAGVLASPNTAMIGVAIATVWWTLGFNFVLYLAGLQEIPRELYEAAAVDGASNWQQIKSITLPLLGRTTTLVILLQIIASLKIFDQVYLMTNGGPGISTQVSLQLITGVGFTDNRLGAASAASVLLFIVIVAIAVIRQLVERAAAKREIGA, from the coding sequence GTGAACTCCACCAACCGGGGACAGGGCCGCACCGGCTGGCTCTTCCTCGCGCCCTTCGGCCTGTTCTACGTGGCCTTCCTGCTCGGCCCGACCGTGTGGATGCTCGTCACGAGCTTCTTCAACACCTCGACCGTGCGCACCGGCCTCGGCAGCTTCGCGGGCTTCGCGAACTACGCGGAGATGCTCGGACGCGCCGACTTCTGGTCGTCGCTCTGGCACACCCTGCAGTTCACGCTCTACACGACACCGCCACTGGTGGTCCTGGCGTTCGTCTTCGCCGTGCTGACGAACCGGATGAACCGCGGGCAGTGGTTCTTCCGCCTGGCGTTCTTCCTGCCGTTCATCCTGCCGTCGGCGACGATCTCGCTCATCTGGGTGTTCATCTTCACGCCGGCGACCGGCCTGTTCGCCTCGATCCAGCAGGCGATCGGCCTCACCCCCGGGGCCGGCGTGCTGGCGAGCCCGAACACGGCCATGATCGGCGTCGCGATCGCCACCGTGTGGTGGACCCTCGGCTTCAACTTCGTGCTGTACCTCGCCGGTCTGCAGGAGATCCCCCGCGAGCTGTACGAGGCCGCCGCGGTAGACGGTGCGTCGAACTGGCAGCAGATCAAGTCGATCACGCTGCCGCTGCTCGGCCGCACGACGACGCTGGTGATCCTGCTGCAGATCATCGCGAGCCTGAAGATCTTCGACCAGGTGTACCTGATGACGAACGGCGGCCCGGGCATCTCGACCCAGGTCTCACTGCAGCTCATCACCGGTGTCGGCTTCACCGACAACCGACTCGGGGCAGCATCCGCCGCGTCGGTGCTCCTGTTCATCGTGATCGTCGCGATCGCGGTCATCCGGCAGCTCGTCGAGCGCGCTGCCGCCAAGCGAGAGATCGGGGCCTGA
- a CDS encoding carbohydrate ABC transporter permease codes for MTATESITTNRPRFRSGVSSAAPANAAKIGVSGKGFNVAAAIILTVFAIIWLIPSLFALKTSLSDNGVAALGTNAILSNWNPTLHSYASLFQSGDIWNWYLASGVTSLVTTALTVLFASMAAFALSRLAFRGRNVAFLLIILGIMIPTQVLIIPIFQELNAVNLLNTYWSVIFPQVPAVIAVFIFKQFFDGIPKELEEAARIDGAGMWKIYWSVILPLSRPVIAAVAILTFVGVWNNLLLPLFVLSNPDLMTIPVGLATVQGSFGQRYADIQAGAILAALPLIILYLIFQRQIVEGVTGSGLKG; via the coding sequence ATGACCGCCACCGAGAGCATCACGACGAACCGGCCGAGGTTCCGCTCCGGCGTCTCGTCCGCCGCCCCCGCCAACGCCGCGAAGATCGGCGTCTCCGGCAAGGGCTTCAACGTCGCCGCCGCGATCATCCTCACGGTGTTCGCGATCATCTGGTTGATCCCGAGCCTGTTCGCCCTGAAGACGTCGCTGTCCGACAACGGGGTCGCGGCCCTGGGCACGAACGCGATCCTGTCGAACTGGAACCCGACGCTGCACTCCTACGCGTCGCTGTTCCAGTCCGGCGACATCTGGAACTGGTACCTCGCCAGCGGCGTGACGAGCCTCGTCACGACGGCGCTGACGGTGCTGTTCGCCTCGATGGCGGCCTTCGCGCTGTCCCGTCTGGCGTTCCGCGGCCGGAACGTCGCGTTCCTGCTCATCATCCTGGGCATCATGATCCCGACGCAGGTCCTGATCATCCCGATCTTCCAGGAACTCAACGCGGTCAACCTGCTCAACACGTACTGGTCGGTGATCTTCCCGCAGGTACCGGCCGTGATCGCGGTCTTCATCTTCAAGCAGTTCTTCGACGGCATCCCGAAGGAGCTCGAGGAGGCCGCACGCATCGACGGCGCGGGCATGTGGAAGATCTACTGGTCGGTCATCCTGCCGCTGTCCCGTCCGGTGATCGCCGCGGTCGCGATCCTGACCTTCGTCGGTGTCTGGAACAACCTGCTCCTGCCGCTGTTCGTGCTGTCGAACCCGGACCTCATGACGATCCCGGTCGGGCTCGCCACGGTGCAGGGCAGCTTCGGGCAGCGCTACGCCGACATCCAGGCCGGCGCGATCCTCGCGGCGCTGCCGCTGATCATCCTCTACCTGATCTTCCAGCGGCAGATCGTGGAGGGCGTGACGGGCTCGGGCCTCAAGGGCTGA
- a CDS encoding extracellular solute-binding protein: MPIRSAVPTPQSRGGAFTRRTLLAGAAAGAAVLPLAACSSPLAAGVAGAPLNPETLVFWNLFGGGDGVRMQTMEAGYAKQHGGPSSLQATTFAWGNPYYSKVTLATVGNKPPDVAIAHLTRAKPLWDGDLLDPITGDDLASVGLSASDFNQKAWTAQKTDGKNICIPLDTHPFVLFYNVDVCQKAGLIDADGKLKDLNGLENFEAALAAVAKVTGGTALNVANVSEVATPWRFFWTMYNQINGATPFISDGGAKLTVNEDAYTKVTDMTQKWVQNGWLNKGLDYATAQTLMFTGKAGFFMQGEWEISTAQSIKGLKFGMVPIPQLFDKPATQADSHTFILPRKDRTPEQRKAHMLFIKQMLEQSLTWAEGGHVPAYLPTFDSKQFKDLTPQSNYASAAETAVFDDPAWYGGSGSTFENTVGAQLALVQQGSSSPAQALSAIKDQLSTYLNTPSPL, encoded by the coding sequence ATGCCGATCCGATCAGCCGTACCCACCCCGCAGTCCCGCGGCGGTGCCTTCACCCGCAGGACACTGCTCGCCGGTGCAGCCGCCGGCGCCGCGGTCCTCCCCCTCGCCGCGTGCTCGAGCCCGCTCGCCGCCGGTGTCGCCGGTGCCCCGCTCAACCCCGAGACCCTCGTCTTCTGGAACCTGTTCGGCGGTGGTGACGGCGTCCGCATGCAGACGATGGAGGCCGGCTACGCGAAGCAGCACGGCGGGCCGTCCTCGCTGCAGGCGACGACGTTCGCCTGGGGCAACCCGTACTACTCGAAGGTCACACTGGCGACCGTCGGCAACAAGCCGCCGGACGTGGCGATCGCCCACCTGACCCGCGCGAAGCCGCTGTGGGACGGCGACCTGCTCGACCCGATCACCGGCGACGACCTGGCGAGCGTCGGCCTGAGCGCGAGCGACTTCAACCAGAAGGCCTGGACCGCGCAGAAGACCGACGGCAAGAACATCTGCATCCCGCTCGACACGCACCCCTTCGTGCTCTTCTACAACGTTGACGTGTGCCAGAAGGCGGGGCTGATCGACGCCGACGGGAAGCTCAAGGACCTGAACGGCCTCGAGAACTTCGAAGCAGCCCTCGCCGCGGTCGCGAAGGTCACCGGCGGCACCGCGCTCAACGTCGCGAACGTCAGCGAGGTCGCGACCCCGTGGCGCTTCTTCTGGACGATGTACAACCAGATCAACGGGGCGACGCCGTTCATCAGCGACGGCGGCGCGAAGCTCACCGTGAACGAGGACGCGTACACGAAGGTCACCGACATGACCCAGAAGTGGGTGCAGAACGGCTGGCTGAACAAGGGTCTCGACTACGCAACCGCGCAGACGCTGATGTTCACCGGCAAGGCGGGCTTCTTCATGCAGGGCGAGTGGGAGATCAGCACCGCCCAGTCGATCAAGGGGCTGAAGTTCGGCATGGTGCCGATCCCGCAGCTCTTCGACAAGCCGGCGACGCAGGCCGACTCGCACACCTTCATCCTGCCGCGGAAGGACCGGACGCCCGAGCAGCGCAAGGCCCACATGCTCTTCATCAAGCAGATGCTCGAACAGAGCCTGACCTGGGCCGAGGGCGGTCACGTCCCCGCGTACTTGCCGACGTTCGACAGCAAGCAGTTTAAGGACCTCACGCCGCAGTCGAACTACGCCTCGGCCGCGGAGACCGCGGTCTTCGACGACCCCGCCTGGTACGGCGGGTCCGGGTCGACCTTCGAGAACACCGTCGGGGCCCAGCTCGCGCTGGTGCAGCAGGGCAGCAGCTCGCCCGCCCAGGCGCTCTCGGCGATCAAGGACCAGCTGTCCACCTACCTGAACACCCCGAGCCCGCTGTGA
- the arfA gene encoding arabinosylfuranosidase ArfA produces MPRTHLVLDAAFTVGPVRRRLFGGFVEHLGRHVYDGIHEPAHETADEHGFRRDVIDLVKELNVSAIRYPGGNFVSGYKWEDGVGPVEQRPRRLDLAWHSTETNEVGLHEFQHWLDAVDSELMLAVNLGTRGTQEAIELLEYANIDAGTALSEYRRSNGRQEPFAIKMWCLGNEMDGPWQLGHKNAEDYGKLAAMTAKAMRQIQPDLELVACGSSGASMPTFGEWERTVLEHAYDDVDYISAHAYYEEEGDLTSFLASGVNMDHFIDTVTTAADHVKAHKKSDKRIDISFDEWNVWSLSKWNEQQKTFELQDWPVAPRLLEDVYTVADAVVVGGLLISLLRHADRVASASIAQLVNVIGPIMTEPGGPAWRQTTFFPFSVTSKLATGTSLQVKASGDTVDGGKYGEVPVVDSAATVEDGKAAVFLVNRHQTETTTVTIDLAGIGADGDVRAEGIWDDDVHAVNDLADRERVGLRTNETVRREGDTITIELPPVSWTAVSIG; encoded by the coding sequence ATGCCCCGCACACACCTCGTCCTCGACGCCGCGTTCACCGTGGGGCCGGTGCGCCGTCGCCTGTTCGGTGGGTTCGTCGAGCACCTCGGACGCCACGTCTACGACGGCATCCACGAGCCCGCCCACGAGACCGCCGACGAGCACGGCTTCCGCAGGGACGTCATCGACCTCGTCAAGGAGCTGAACGTCTCGGCGATCCGCTACCCCGGCGGCAACTTCGTCTCCGGCTACAAGTGGGAGGACGGCGTCGGCCCCGTCGAGCAGCGTCCGCGTCGCCTCGACCTCGCCTGGCACTCGACCGAGACCAACGAGGTCGGCCTGCACGAGTTCCAGCACTGGCTCGACGCGGTCGACTCCGAGCTCATGCTCGCCGTGAACCTCGGTACCCGCGGCACGCAGGAGGCCATCGAGCTCCTCGAGTACGCGAACATCGACGCCGGTACCGCGCTCAGCGAGTACCGCCGCTCGAACGGCCGCCAGGAGCCGTTCGCGATCAAGATGTGGTGCCTCGGCAACGAGATGGACGGCCCGTGGCAGCTGGGCCACAAGAACGCGGAGGACTACGGCAAGCTCGCCGCGATGACCGCGAAGGCCATGCGGCAGATCCAGCCTGACCTCGAACTCGTCGCGTGCGGTTCGTCCGGCGCCTCGATGCCGACGTTCGGCGAGTGGGAGCGCACCGTCCTCGAGCACGCCTACGACGACGTCGACTACATCTCCGCCCACGCCTACTACGAGGAGGAGGGCGACCTGACCTCGTTCCTCGCCTCGGGAGTGAACATGGACCACTTCATCGACACCGTCACGACCGCCGCCGACCACGTCAAGGCGCACAAGAAGTCGGACAAGCGGATCGACATCTCGTTCGACGAGTGGAACGTCTGGTCGCTCAGCAAGTGGAACGAGCAGCAGAAGACCTTCGAGCTGCAGGACTGGCCGGTCGCCCCGCGCCTGCTCGAGGACGTCTACACGGTGGCGGACGCGGTCGTCGTCGGCGGTCTGCTCATCTCGCTGCTCCGCCACGCCGACCGGGTCGCCTCGGCGAGCATCGCCCAGCTCGTCAACGTCATCGGCCCGATCATGACCGAGCCGGGCGGCCCCGCTTGGCGGCAGACGACGTTCTTCCCGTTCTCGGTCACCTCGAAGCTGGCCACCGGCACCTCGCTGCAGGTCAAGGCGTCGGGCGACACGGTCGACGGCGGCAAGTACGGCGAGGTGCCGGTCGTCGACTCGGCCGCCACGGTCGAGGACGGCAAGGCCGCGGTGTTCCTGGTGAACCGCCACCAGACCGAGACCACCACCGTCACGATCGACCTCGCGGGCATCGGCGCCGACGGCGACGTCCGTGCCGAGGGGATCTGGGACGACGACGTGCACGCCGTCAACGACCTCGCGGACCGTGAGCGGGTCGGGCTCCGCACGAACGAGACCGTCCGCCGCGAGGGCGACACGATCACGATCGAGCTGCCGCCGGTCTCCTGGACCGCGGTGTCGATCGGCTGA